One genomic segment of Linepithema humile isolate Giens D197 chromosome 5, Lhum_UNIL_v1.0, whole genome shotgun sequence includes these proteins:
- the Vkor gene encoding vitamin K epoxide reductase complex subunit 1-like protein 1: MPAVGNSALRKLNTGILSACVIGLGLSYYAYVVETNKEQDDSYEALCDISEHISCTKVFMSEYGKGFGLIPKNSIFNIPNSLYGLAFYTQVAILSMINNYTCSAAVVVLGILSNIGSIYLAHILYIFNDICVVCISTYIVNAAITYFSIKKFRKLSINDARKKKIK; encoded by the exons ATGCCGGCAGTTGGAAACTCTGCGTTACGAAAACTCAATACCGGAATCTTGTCCGCGTGCGTGATCGGTCTTGGATTATCGTATTATGCATATGTCGTGGAAACCAACAAAGAACAAGATGATTCGTACGAGGCGTTGTGTGACATTTCGGAGCATATTAGTTGCACTAAAGTATTCATGTCCGA ATATGGCAAAGGATTCGGGCTGATTCCAAAAAATTCCATATTTAACATTCCAAATTCGTTATATGGTTTAGCATTTTATACTCAGGTTGCAATTTTAA gtatgattaataattacacaTGTTCTGCTGCCGTTGTTGTTCTGGGAATACTTTCAAACATTGGCTCGATATATTTAGctcatatattatacatatttaatgacaTTTGCGTAGTGTGCATTAGCACTTATATTGTAAACGCAGCGATTACGTATTTCAGCATTAAGAAATTCCGAAAATTGTCCATCAATGATGCGCgcaaaaagaagataaaataa